In a genomic window of Streptomyces koelreuteriae:
- a CDS encoding carbohydrate ABC transporter permease, with product MLSYWRQYLAISPFFLIFGIFSFVPVFYSLYLAFQRWDGMGTIQFVGLQQFRFLWDDPVFWMSIRNTLVIWVLSTVPTLFGALVLATLLHSVRRFKGFYRIALYIPNVTSIVAVSIFFGAVFSNNFGLVNAILGTVGISPVPWLSNPWLIKLVIALLMTWMWTGYNMIIYLAGLQAIPTQIYEAAKLDGAGPIRTFFQITMPIMRPIILFTVIISTINGLQSFSEPQVLFGSNAANPNLGGPGQAGLTTLLYFYQSAFVNNDYGYGAAIVWAFFVLIMVLVVINWRVVQRGRKS from the coding sequence GTGCTGTCCTACTGGCGGCAGTACCTGGCGATCTCGCCCTTCTTCCTGATCTTCGGCATCTTCTCGTTCGTCCCGGTCTTCTACTCGCTGTACCTGGCCTTCCAGCGCTGGGACGGCATGGGCACCATCCAGTTCGTCGGCCTGCAGCAGTTCCGTTTCCTCTGGGACGACCCGGTCTTCTGGATGTCGATCCGCAACACCCTGGTGATCTGGGTCCTGTCCACCGTCCCCACGCTGTTCGGCGCCTTGGTGCTGGCGACGCTGCTGCACTCGGTGCGGCGCTTCAAGGGCTTCTACCGCATCGCCCTCTACATACCGAACGTCACCTCGATCGTCGCCGTGTCGATCTTCTTCGGCGCGGTGTTCAGCAACAACTTCGGCCTGGTCAACGCCATTCTGGGCACGGTCGGGATCTCACCCGTGCCGTGGCTGAGCAATCCGTGGCTGATCAAGCTGGTCATCGCGCTGCTGATGACCTGGATGTGGACCGGCTACAACATGATCATCTATCTGGCCGGCCTCCAGGCCATCCCCACCCAGATCTACGAGGCGGCCAAGCTGGACGGCGCCGGTCCGATCCGCACGTTCTTCCAGATCACCATGCCGATCATGCGGCCCATCATCCTGTTCACCGTCATCATCTCGACCATCAACGGCCTGCAGAGCTTCAGCGAACCCCAGGTCCTGTTCGGCAGCAACGCCGCCAACCCGAACCTCGGCGGTCCCGGCCAGGCGGGCCTGACCACGCTGCTGTACTTCTACCAATCCGCCTTCGTCAACAACGACTACGGCTACGGCGCGGCCATCGTATGGGCCTTCTTCGTACTGATCATGGTGCTGGTCGTCATCAACTGGCGCGTCGTGCAGCGCGGGAGGAAGTCATGA
- a CDS encoding carbohydrate ABC transporter permease: MTAVVKRRSRRPKGLTAHIVLALAVLISIFPFVWTIVMATNTTEDIYKSPPKLTFGSHLLENIRHVLDTIDFFGSMLNTLLVASVTTVLVLFVDSLAAFAFAKFDFPGRKVLFAMLVGFMMLPLQLAVLPQFILMSDIGWVGTLKALALPALANAFGIFWLRQYIENGVPDELLDAARIDGAGFFRQYWNIVLPMIKPALSFLAIYAFVGAWNDYIWPLVVLTDPGHLTLQVVLAQLHVGHTTDYSMVMAGVLMASLPLVIVFTLFARGFIAGATEGAVQGS, from the coding sequence ATGACCGCAGTGGTCAAGAGGCGGTCACGGCGCCCCAAGGGCCTCACCGCGCACATCGTCCTCGCCCTTGCCGTGCTGATCTCGATCTTCCCGTTCGTGTGGACGATCGTCATGGCGACGAACACCACCGAGGACATCTACAAGAGCCCGCCGAAGCTGACCTTCGGCTCCCATCTGCTGGAGAACATCCGGCATGTGCTCGACACCATCGACTTCTTCGGGTCGATGCTGAACACGCTCCTCGTCGCCTCCGTGACCACCGTCCTGGTCCTGTTCGTGGACTCCCTGGCCGCGTTCGCCTTCGCCAAGTTCGACTTCCCCGGGCGCAAGGTGCTGTTCGCGATGCTGGTGGGGTTCATGATGCTGCCGCTTCAGCTGGCCGTCCTGCCGCAGTTCATCCTGATGTCGGACATCGGCTGGGTCGGCACGCTCAAGGCGCTGGCCCTGCCCGCCCTCGCCAACGCCTTCGGCATCTTCTGGCTGCGCCAGTACATCGAGAACGGGGTGCCGGACGAACTCCTCGACGCCGCGCGGATCGACGGGGCGGGGTTCTTCCGGCAGTACTGGAACATCGTGCTGCCGATGATCAAGCCCGCGCTGTCCTTCCTGGCCATCTACGCCTTCGTCGGTGCCTGGAACGACTACATCTGGCCGCTCGTCGTGCTCACCGACCCGGGCCATCTCACGCTGCAGGTGGTGCTCGCCCAGCTCCACGTCGGCCACACCACCGACTACAGCATGGTCATGGCCGGTGTGCTCATGGCGTCCCTTCCGCTGGTCATCGTCTTCACCCTGTTCGCCCGCGGGTTCATCGCGGGCGCCACGGAGGGAGCGGTCCAGGGGAGTTGA
- a CDS encoding alkaline phosphatase family protein has product MDGLRYDRLARSASAAPVLHALMAAGAVGTSLLPYGEADGQAEDGPSTSMAYTDSGPGWSSVLTGVWPDRHGVTGNDFTGADYTRYPDFLSRAVAARPGLRTAAAVSWPELVRRGVLGPAIGRRVHYDGETDGYASADRRVADTAAGWLTQDDPDVVFVYFGATDEAGHATGPLSPAYAHALLAQDAHLGRLLEAIDARRSDPARAEERWTVLVTTDHGHLDSGGHGGDTRAEREVFVVLAEPGGPGGVRLDSPRLVDIAPTVLDRLGIPADPARGLAGRVLPRPTAPNPEWS; this is encoded by the coding sequence ATGGACGGACTGCGCTACGACCGGCTGGCCCGCTCCGCGTCCGCGGCACCCGTGCTGCACGCCCTGATGGCCGCGGGCGCCGTCGGCACCAGCCTGCTGCCGTACGGCGAGGCGGACGGCCAGGCCGAGGACGGGCCGTCGACCAGCATGGCCTACACCGACTCCGGGCCCGGCTGGTCGAGCGTGCTGACCGGGGTGTGGCCCGACCGTCACGGCGTGACCGGCAACGACTTCACCGGCGCCGACTACACCCGGTACCCCGACTTCCTCAGCCGCGCCGTGGCGGCCCGGCCGGGTCTGCGCACCGCGGCCGCGGTGTCCTGGCCGGAGCTGGTCCGGCGCGGAGTCCTCGGCCCCGCGATCGGCCGGCGGGTCCACTACGACGGCGAAACCGACGGCTACGCGAGCGCGGACCGCCGCGTAGCCGACACCGCGGCGGGCTGGCTCACCCAGGACGACCCGGACGTGGTGTTCGTGTACTTCGGCGCCACCGACGAGGCGGGCCACGCCACGGGCCCCCTCTCCCCCGCCTACGCTCACGCGCTCCTCGCCCAGGACGCGCACCTCGGACGGCTGCTGGAGGCGATCGACGCCCGGCGCTCGGACCCGGCACGCGCCGAGGAGCGCTGGACCGTGCTGGTGACCACGGACCACGGTCATCTCGACTCCGGCGGCCACGGCGGTGACACGCGTGCCGAGCGGGAGGTCTTCGTCGTCCTCGCCGAGCCCGGCGGGCCCGGAGGCGTCCGGCTCGACTCGCCCCGCCTCGTCGACATCGCCCCCACGGTCCTGGACCGTCTCGGCATCCCCGCCGACCCCGCCCGGGGCCTGGCGGGCCGTGTTCTGCCCCGCCCCACCGCACCGAATCCGGAATGGTCATGA
- a CDS encoding glycoside hydrolase family 2 TIM barrel-domain containing protein, with translation MTDASLDPLLALRPWEAPEVTSWRRLPMNAVDRRAGAVSLDGDWRFQLLPAPDAPLGEVWSSAYVPGVWTMQGTDDLPRYLNIRMPFAEFPPEVPAANPTGVYERAVDVPAEWAGRRIVLQVGAAESVLLVHVDGRPVGISKDSHLAAEFDLTPVLRPGQLAGLRLTVVKWSDASHIEDQDHWWHGGITRSVLLYARDPLHLADVAVRARRDGDLRVDCRVRDTDGALPEGWYVSGELDGQLLTQDTEFDRANAEDERVSAFLGEARLRAAVPDVRTWTAETPELYGLTVRLHRADGTVADTSHHRIGFRDVEISGRDLLVNGERVFIRGVNRHDFHPLTGRTVSYDDMRADLVLLKRFGFNAIRTAHYPNDPSLYDLADELGFYVVDEADIESHDHAHEIADDPRYLGAFVDRVARMVLRDKNHPSVIIWSLGNESDYGAGHDAAAGWVRRHDPARRPVQYEGAAKLGWADPDLASDIACPMYAPLQECLAHAMSGTQTKPLIQCEYSHAMGNSNGTLADHWEAIEATPGLQGGFIWEFWDHGILQRVNDGRPAGRGGAGLYDNGVAAPGHRWAYGGDFGESDHDGAFIADGVVFPDRTPKPVMFEHREIAAPVRIECFRHEGIVLGNHQHFRGLDWLSGEWELSLADGGTLTAPAELPDLRPGETAAVPLPFELPDDGGEAWLTLRVTTARDEAWAPRGTVVCLPQVRLRAAEPVRHTPVANRPVDVDEDGLLVHPLLAAAPTLSLWRAPTDNDELGGMAGRWRDWGLDAPTRKVVAVRRDPGRVAVVTDHLCPGGTVRHEQVFTAVEGGLLVEESAELPEALDDVARVGSVFETAPGLNLLEWFGQGPWESYPDRGAGAPVGHHGLPVDELFTPYLRPQESGGRHGVRRFTLSAPDATGLSVRLDRPCQVSVTRHRAADLASAAHHDELVPRAGCVVHIDAAHRGLGTASCGPDTFASYLVAAGVHRWSWTLRVL, from the coding sequence ATGACCGACGCATCTCTCGATCCCCTGCTCGCCCTGCGCCCCTGGGAGGCGCCCGAGGTCACCTCTTGGCGGCGTCTGCCGATGAACGCCGTCGACCGGCGGGCCGGGGCCGTCTCCCTCGACGGCGACTGGCGCTTCCAATTGCTGCCCGCGCCGGACGCCCCGCTCGGGGAGGTCTGGTCGTCGGCGTACGTGCCCGGCGTGTGGACCATGCAGGGCACGGACGACCTGCCCCGGTACCTGAACATCCGCATGCCGTTCGCCGAGTTCCCGCCCGAGGTGCCCGCGGCCAACCCGACCGGCGTGTACGAGCGGGCGGTGGACGTGCCCGCCGAGTGGGCCGGGCGGCGGATCGTGCTCCAGGTCGGGGCCGCCGAGAGCGTGCTGCTGGTGCATGTGGACGGGCGGCCCGTCGGCATCTCCAAGGACTCCCATCTGGCCGCCGAGTTCGATCTGACGCCGGTGCTGCGCCCCGGGCAGCTGGCCGGCCTGCGGCTGACCGTCGTGAAGTGGTCGGACGCCTCGCACATCGAGGACCAGGACCACTGGTGGCACGGCGGGATCACCCGCTCGGTGCTGCTGTACGCGCGCGACCCGCTGCATCTCGCGGACGTGGCGGTACGGGCCCGGCGGGACGGCGACCTGCGCGTGGACTGCCGGGTGCGGGACACGGACGGGGCGCTGCCCGAAGGCTGGTACGTCAGCGGGGAACTGGACGGGCAGCTGCTCACCCAGGACACGGAGTTCGACCGCGCGAACGCCGAGGACGAGCGCGTCTCCGCCTTCCTCGGCGAGGCCCGGCTGCGCGCGGCCGTACCGGACGTGCGCACCTGGACCGCCGAGACGCCCGAGCTGTACGGGCTGACCGTACGGCTGCACCGCGCCGACGGCACCGTCGCCGACACCTCGCACCACCGGATCGGCTTCCGTGACGTCGAGATCTCCGGCCGGGACCTGCTGGTCAACGGCGAGCGCGTGTTCATCCGGGGCGTCAACCGGCACGACTTCCATCCGCTGACCGGCCGGACGGTGTCGTACGACGACATGCGCGCCGACCTCGTCCTGCTGAAGCGGTTCGGCTTCAACGCGATCCGCACCGCGCACTACCCGAACGACCCGTCCCTGTACGACCTGGCCGACGAGCTGGGTTTCTACGTCGTCGACGAGGCGGACATCGAGTCCCACGACCACGCGCACGAGATCGCCGACGACCCGCGCTATCTGGGCGCCTTCGTCGACCGGGTCGCGCGGATGGTGCTGCGCGACAAGAACCACCCGTCGGTCATCATCTGGTCGCTGGGCAACGAGTCCGACTACGGCGCGGGCCACGACGCGGCGGCGGGCTGGGTCCGCCGGCACGACCCGGCCCGGCGGCCGGTGCAGTACGAGGGCGCCGCCAAGCTCGGCTGGGCCGATCCGGACCTGGCCTCGGACATCGCCTGCCCGATGTACGCGCCGCTGCAGGAGTGCCTGGCGCACGCCATGTCCGGGACCCAGACCAAGCCGCTCATCCAGTGCGAGTACTCGCACGCCATGGGCAACAGCAACGGCACGCTGGCCGACCATTGGGAGGCCATCGAGGCCACCCCGGGTCTTCAGGGCGGGTTCATCTGGGAGTTCTGGGACCACGGCATCCTCCAGCGTGTGAACGACGGCAGACCGGCCGGGCGTGGGGGCGCCGGGCTCTATGACAACGGTGTCGCCGCGCCCGGGCATCGCTGGGCGTACGGCGGCGACTTCGGGGAGAGCGACCACGACGGCGCCTTCATCGCCGACGGGGTGGTCTTCCCCGACCGCACCCCCAAGCCCGTGATGTTCGAGCACCGGGAGATCGCCGCGCCGGTGCGGATCGAGTGCTTCCGGCACGAGGGCATCGTCCTCGGCAACCACCAGCACTTCCGCGGCCTGGACTGGCTGTCCGGCGAGTGGGAGCTGTCCCTCGCCGACGGCGGCACCCTGACCGCACCCGCCGAGCTGCCCGATCTGCGGCCGGGCGAGACGGCCGCCGTACCGCTGCCGTTCGAGCTGCCGGACGACGGCGGCGAGGCCTGGCTGACGCTGCGGGTCACGACGGCCCGGGACGAGGCCTGGGCGCCGCGCGGCACGGTGGTGTGCCTGCCGCAGGTGCGGCTGCGGGCCGCGGAACCGGTGCGGCATACCCCGGTCGCGAACCGCCCGGTCGACGTCGACGAGGACGGGCTGCTGGTCCATCCGCTGCTGGCGGCCGCGCCCACGCTGTCCCTGTGGCGGGCGCCCACCGACAACGACGAACTCGGCGGCATGGCGGGCCGCTGGCGGGACTGGGGGCTGGACGCGCCCACCCGGAAGGTCGTCGCCGTACGGCGTGACCCGGGACGGGTGGCCGTCGTCACCGACCATCTCTGCCCGGGCGGGACCGTCCGGCACGAGCAGGTGTTCACGGCCGTCGAGGGCGGGCTGCTGGTGGAGGAGAGCGCCGAGCTGCCCGAGGCGCTGGACGACGTGGCCCGGGTCGGGTCGGTCTTCGAGACGGCACCCGGGCTGAATCTGCTGGAGTGGTTCGGGCAGGGCCCCTGGGAGTCGTATCCGGACCGGGGCGCGGGCGCGCCCGTCGGCCATCACGGTCTGCCGGTGGACGAGCTGTTCACGCCCTATCTGCGGCCGCAGGAGAGCGGCGGGCGGCACGGCGTACGGCGGTTCACGCTGTCCGCGCCGGACGCCACGGGGCTGTCGGTGCGGCTGGACCGGCCCTGCCAGGTGTCCGTGACCCGCCATCGCGCGGCCGACCTCGCCTCGGCCGCTCATCACGACGAACTGGTGCCGCGTGCCGGGTGCGTGGTGCACATCGACGCGGCGCACCGCGGGCTGGGCACGGCGTCGTGCGGCCCCGACACCTTCGCTTCCTATCTCGTCGCGGCCGGCGTCCATCGCTGGAGCTGGACGCTGCGCGTTCTCTGA
- a CDS encoding LamG-like jellyroll fold domain-containing protein has product MCTSHDHDPGEAPQAGAGRRGFLRATALLGVTAGAVAALPAVTAGAAPSGRRPDPRSRRFTLAVMPDTQYLFDGPSIDKAPVEASLRYLLEHGKEENLVFLSHLGDLTQNGAKEEFAAIGEAFELLDRRGVGYSVLAGNHDVKSSTTDQRGATPYLDAFGPRRFQGKPTFGGASPDGYNTFHLFTAGGREWLVLALDWRLSPQGYAWAKEVLAKHPKTPVILTTHELVVEDDSLSEYGQQLWDQLVEEHDQIFLALGGHYWPAARATRKNAAGHDVHLHLTNYQNRYFGGAAMIRLYRFDLDRNVIDVETVSPWILGRAGKGLNELERQEMELSGDADRFSVEIDFEQRFSGFAPVPARPARPAAKLLLPGTMAYWRFEKPVDGTVRDLSGRGNDLSLVTVGGGALGWSADHHPDQPGHGSLEFQGFKSPLKGAYLRTVDGAPLNSATFKDGYTIEAFYRLPADWDPDHNAWSGLVSRTGTGGAAGKTADDPDEPLATLSLSNDREPQWAMRPLNQQGIATNWAQETPLETWWHLAVVNDGRHSTLYVEGCPVLRNPRAASVGITSVGLPWLLGGYEYGGRIDQIFHGRLGDVRIVARALPVTSFMNH; this is encoded by the coding sequence GTGTGCACTTCGCATGACCACGACCCGGGCGAGGCGCCCCAGGCCGGAGCCGGCAGACGCGGTTTCCTTCGCGCCACGGCGCTGCTCGGCGTGACCGCCGGGGCGGTGGCCGCGCTGCCGGCCGTCACCGCCGGGGCGGCGCCGTCGGGCCGGCGTCCCGATCCGCGCAGCCGCCGCTTCACACTCGCCGTGATGCCGGACACCCAGTACCTCTTCGACGGGCCGAGCATCGACAAGGCGCCGGTGGAGGCGTCACTGCGCTATCTGCTGGAGCACGGCAAGGAGGAGAACCTCGTCTTCCTGTCGCATCTCGGGGACCTCACGCAGAACGGCGCGAAGGAGGAGTTCGCGGCGATCGGCGAGGCGTTCGAGCTGCTGGACCGGCGGGGCGTCGGCTACAGCGTCCTCGCCGGCAACCACGATGTGAAGTCCTCGACGACCGACCAGCGCGGGGCGACGCCCTATCTGGACGCCTTCGGTCCGCGGCGCTTCCAGGGGAAGCCGACGTTCGGCGGCGCCTCCCCCGACGGCTACAACACCTTCCACCTGTTCACGGCGGGCGGCCGGGAGTGGCTGGTGCTGGCGCTGGACTGGCGGCTGTCGCCGCAGGGATACGCGTGGGCGAAGGAGGTCCTGGCGAAGCATCCGAAGACGCCGGTGATCCTCACGACGCACGAACTGGTCGTCGAGGACGACTCCCTGTCGGAGTACGGGCAGCAGCTCTGGGACCAGCTCGTCGAGGAGCACGACCAGATCTTCCTCGCCCTGGGCGGCCACTACTGGCCCGCCGCCCGCGCGACGCGGAAGAACGCCGCCGGGCACGACGTCCATCTGCATCTGACGAACTACCAGAACCGCTACTTCGGCGGCGCAGCGATGATCCGCCTCTACCGCTTCGACCTGGACCGGAACGTCATCGACGTGGAGACGGTCTCCCCGTGGATCCTCGGCCGGGCGGGGAAGGGGCTCAACGAGCTGGAGCGGCAGGAGATGGAGCTGAGCGGCGACGCCGACCGGTTCTCCGTCGAGATCGACTTCGAGCAGCGTTTCTCGGGCTTCGCCCCGGTGCCCGCCCGGCCTGCCAGGCCCGCCGCGAAGCTGCTGCTGCCGGGCACGATGGCGTACTGGCGCTTCGAGAAGCCGGTGGACGGCACCGTCCGCGACCTGTCGGGGCGGGGCAACGACCTCTCGCTCGTCACGGTGGGCGGCGGCGCGCTCGGCTGGTCGGCGGACCACCACCCCGACCAGCCGGGCCACGGCAGCCTGGAGTTCCAGGGGTTCAAGTCGCCGCTGAAGGGCGCCTACCTGCGCACGGTCGACGGCGCCCCGCTCAACTCGGCGACTTTCAAGGACGGCTACACCATCGAGGCGTTCTACCGGCTGCCCGCCGACTGGGACCCGGACCACAACGCCTGGTCGGGTCTGGTCTCGCGCACGGGCACGGGCGGCGCCGCCGGCAAGACCGCCGACGACCCGGACGAGCCGCTGGCCACCCTGTCGCTGTCCAACGACCGTGAGCCGCAGTGGGCGATGCGCCCGCTCAACCAGCAGGGCATCGCCACCAACTGGGCCCAGGAGACCCCGCTGGAGACCTGGTGGCACCTCGCGGTCGTCAACGACGGCAGGCACAGCACGCTGTATGTCGAGGGCTGCCCGGTGCTCCGCAACCCCAGGGCGGCCTCCGTCGGCATCACCTCCGTGGGGCTGCCGTGGCTGCTGGGCGGCTACGAGTACGGCGGCAGGATCGACCAGATCTTCCACGGCCGGCTCGGCGACGTCCGGATCGTCGCCCGGGCGCTGCCCGTCACCTCCTTCATGAACCACTGA
- a CDS encoding PHP domain-containing protein: protein MTEQQLPAWADPSVSPAALDAQGVSRRGLLRRAGLLGTAFALGSAATTQTPALAAGERRPGGEDPRLAYLVGDHHVHSVYSHDAKYTFSQLAAAGAKYGLDWMVFTEHSNFGHADYGAALEHKEILKARAENPRQLIFQGLEWYIPAAEHCTVFTTPGRHEVDLLTRFERAYDGKLLGYDKGGPADADTARNEAHAVKALKWLSQQRRSGHVDDILVLANHPLRLGIDSPHEMRAWRDAAPEIMIGMEGAPGAQGAAIPGWRGATSIRGEYENKPSAQSWPGYPAEAYLTYGGFDWATATVGGLWDSMLAEGRLFSVTTNSDAHRIVFDTWKNGDWPAGQTFDSTGKLPDPVNTDTPQPGSDFWPGQFSRTHVGVTRYGYGAVMAGLRAGRVWLDHGHLLDGLDVRLTRERDRGRGVTLGGRLRVRKGEKLTLHITVTTASRPNPQGILPELAHVDVIRGAVRGPVTDRDTWKAPDTRVVRTQDVSGRKGTYTLRVPLTAGDESFYVRLRGSDGKRNGTGYLGASVDPHGPVPHAPGDGDPWADTWFYANPVFVDVVGS from the coding sequence ATGACCGAGCAGCAGCTCCCCGCCTGGGCCGATCCGTCCGTCTCCCCCGCCGCCCTCGATGCGCAGGGCGTCTCCCGCCGCGGGCTCCTGCGCCGCGCGGGCCTGTTGGGCACCGCGTTCGCCCTGGGTTCGGCGGCGACCACGCAGACCCCCGCCCTGGCCGCCGGTGAGAGACGGCCGGGCGGCGAGGATCCCCGCCTCGCCTATCTCGTCGGCGACCACCACGTCCACTCCGTGTACAGCCACGACGCCAAGTACACGTTCTCCCAGCTGGCCGCCGCGGGCGCGAAGTACGGCCTGGACTGGATGGTGTTCACCGAGCACTCCAACTTCGGCCACGCCGATTACGGTGCCGCTCTGGAGCACAAGGAGATCCTGAAGGCGCGTGCCGAGAACCCGCGTCAGCTGATCTTCCAGGGCCTGGAGTGGTACATCCCGGCCGCCGAGCACTGCACGGTGTTCACCACGCCCGGACGGCACGAGGTCGATCTGCTCACCCGCTTCGAGCGCGCCTACGACGGCAAGCTGCTCGGCTACGACAAGGGCGGCCCCGCCGACGCGGACACCGCGCGCAACGAGGCCCATGCCGTCAAGGCGCTCAAGTGGCTCTCCCAGCAGCGTCGTTCGGGCCATGTCGACGACATCCTGGTCCTCGCCAACCACCCCCTGCGCCTGGGCATCGACTCCCCGCACGAGATGCGCGCCTGGCGGGACGCCGCGCCCGAGATCATGATCGGCATGGAGGGCGCGCCCGGTGCCCAGGGCGCCGCCATACCCGGCTGGCGGGGTGCCACCTCGATCCGCGGTGAGTACGAGAACAAGCCGTCCGCGCAGTCCTGGCCCGGCTACCCGGCGGAGGCCTATCTGACGTACGGCGGCTTCGACTGGGCGACCGCGACCGTCGGCGGTCTGTGGGACTCGATGCTCGCCGAGGGGCGGCTGTTCTCGGTCACCACCAACTCCGACGCCCACCGGATCGTCTTCGACACCTGGAAGAACGGCGACTGGCCGGCCGGGCAGACCTTCGACAGCACCGGCAAGCTGCCCGACCCGGTGAACACCGACACCCCGCAGCCGGGCAGCGACTTCTGGCCCGGCCAGTTCAGCCGCACCCACGTGGGCGTGACGCGCTACGGCTACGGCGCGGTCATGGCGGGCCTGCGCGCGGGCCGGGTCTGGCTGGACCACGGGCATCTGCTCGACGGACTCGACGTACGGCTGACCCGGGAGCGCGACCGGGGGCGGGGCGTGACGCTCGGCGGGCGGCTGCGCGTGCGCAAGGGCGAGAAGCTCACGCTGCACATCACCGTGACGACCGCCTCGCGGCCCAACCCGCAGGGCATCCTGCCCGAGTTGGCGCATGTGGACGTCATCCGGGGCGCGGTGCGCGGCCCGGTCACCGACCGCGACACCTGGAAGGCCCCGGACACCCGGGTCGTCCGGACGCAGGACGTCTCCGGCCGCAAGGGCACCTACACCCTGCGCGTCCCGCTCACCGCCGGGGACGAGTCCTTCTACGTCCGGCTGCGCGGCAGCGACGGCAAGCGGAACGGCACCGGCTACCTGGGCGCCTCGGTCGACCCGCACGGGCCGGTCCCGCACGCGCCCGGGGACGGTGACCCGTGGGCGGACACGTGGTTCTACGCGAACCCGGTGTTCGTCGACGTCGTGGGGTCCTGA
- a CDS encoding PaaX family transcriptional regulator produces MTGEESLRPQSLMLTFLGDQVLGRDVCVYSGSVIDVFARAGIGEQATRSTLTRMVGRDLLRRQREGRRMYFGLTERSAAVLRDGERRIWQTGAVNRHWDGTWTLLGFSLPESWQRQRHDLRSQLTWSGFGPLFNGLWIAPGEVDVSALVAELGLSAHVKVFRAHADTGMDIGQMIEETWELSDLAGLYEGFVRRWQPWEDDLPDADDALVLRLRLQTEWLRIVRRDPRLPVRHLPDDWPADQAEKTFRSVHDRLSPLARDASERLLDLVPARPQA; encoded by the coding sequence GTGACCGGTGAAGAGTCGCTGCGGCCCCAGTCCCTGATGCTGACGTTCCTGGGCGACCAGGTGCTCGGGCGCGACGTGTGCGTGTACTCGGGCAGTGTCATCGACGTGTTCGCCCGGGCCGGGATCGGCGAGCAGGCGACCCGCTCGACGCTGACCCGCATGGTGGGCCGTGACCTGCTGCGCCGCCAGCGTGAGGGCCGCCGGATGTACTTCGGGCTGACCGAGCGCTCGGCGGCGGTGCTGCGCGACGGCGAGCGGCGCATCTGGCAGACCGGCGCCGTCAACCGGCACTGGGACGGCACCTGGACCCTGCTCGGCTTCTCCCTGCCCGAGTCCTGGCAGCGCCAGCGCCACGACCTGCGCTCCCAGCTGACCTGGAGCGGCTTCGGGCCGCTGTTCAACGGCCTGTGGATCGCCCCGGGCGAGGTCGACGTGTCGGCGCTGGTCGCCGAGCTGGGCCTGTCCGCCCATGTGAAGGTCTTCCGGGCCCACGCGGACACCGGCATGGACATCGGCCAGATGATCGAGGAGACCTGGGAGCTGTCCGACCTGGCCGGGCTCTACGAGGGGTTCGTCCGGCGCTGGCAGCCCTGGGAGGACGACCTGCCCGACGCCGACGACGCCCTGGTCCTCCGACTGCGGCTCCAGACCGAGTGGCTGCGCATCGTCCGGCGCGACCCGCGCCTGCCCGTCAGGCACCTTCCGGACGACTGGCCGGCGGACCAGGCCGAGAAGACGTTCCGGTCCGTGCACGACCGGCTGTCACCGCTCGCGCGTGACGCCTCGGAACGCCTGCTCGACCTGGTGCCGGCGCGGCCTCAGGCGTAG
- a CDS encoding MaoC family dehydratase codes for MSITVNGLDELKKLAGSDLGTSEWIEVTQERVDTFADATGDHQWIHVDPEKAKEGPFGAPIAHGYLTLSLFIPLFTELLDVQGVTTKVNYGLNKVRFPSPVKVGSRIRLTAGLAEVEEVPGGVQITVEGAIEIEGGAKPAAVLQSLSRFYA; via the coding sequence ATGAGCATCACCGTCAACGGCCTCGACGAACTGAAGAAGCTCGCGGGCAGCGACCTCGGCACCAGCGAGTGGATCGAGGTCACACAGGAGCGGGTCGACACCTTCGCCGACGCCACCGGTGACCACCAGTGGATCCACGTCGACCCCGAGAAGGCCAAGGAGGGCCCCTTCGGCGCTCCCATCGCCCACGGTTACCTCACGCTCTCGCTCTTCATCCCGCTCTTCACCGAGCTGCTGGACGTCCAGGGCGTGACGACGAAGGTCAACTACGGCCTCAACAAGGTGCGTTTCCCCTCACCCGTGAAGGTCGGCTCCCGCATCCGGCTGACGGCCGGGCTCGCCGAGGTCGAGGAGGTGCCCGGCGGCGTACAGATCACCGTCGAGGGCGCCATCGAGATCGAGGGCGGCGCCAAGCCGGCGGCGGTGCTGCAGAGCCTGTCGCGGTTCTACGCCTGA